In one window of Schistosoma haematobium chromosome 5, whole genome shotgun sequence DNA:
- the CDH2_7 gene encoding Chromodomain-helicase DNA-binding protein (EggNog:ENOG41KOG3594~COG:U) has translation MESYFENNKTMFILYRIKEELPNGTLVGNLFNDVKKLYEKFKFTTLSSLTTEIITLHSIKQLRKFELNPYDLNSKEISEYFKLDQQTGDLFVQNRIDYEHVCPKPLVHSTSSIMTSSSSSSSSSSKALSIINSKNHGLLHLSRYDCLIKLILFVSLNNSTDERWIPIMIYIEDINDNRPKFIELNSSNAFDYFNVTIKENIPLGTRIPLMKAYDLDTMEKNANILYKLNYPIHDNQTDYHRVFGLVTCSTDEYNDNNNNNNNNNQFKDRLIKGRSHDDFPCLIIKDRLDYEMKQYYSIELIACESGYSSIDCAILPIKISIIDINDNKPKFIFPLENYYSLNISENLPIGTLLLKIEAIDIDSGENSRLTYSITQNSFRKKLVTMETNNNNNDYSDNDNNHNQSNSFNQFIINPNNGEIRLNQLLHAHITQQIEIIVHVNDNGLPTYKISKTILFHIIDINNHAPKIQIKKIDCNKFNIESNEIKISNKIESGSYIGFIVVSDADLGQNGQVTCHQKLEDYNNHNNWRDYSHFKINLINNGQISSQYLYTLQVIRDDYINHENTDLFHSKINTSINNQSETNFTQKLISFIMSITCKDHGSPSFLTTSINLIITVIDYRFIDLCFEQMNYELIIEESNQPLLHLLQPQLIGIVNQLNFNIKPKNNQYKIGCDQLNINQFTGELSAPNGMDREKISYFICILIAKEINNDHLIKQNRIAHTELIINITDINDNEPTLNNDILLYGFTIYEWDQYHNNNEMEIDLNNQTNSYIIGYLNAIDLDDGINGTVIYRLAQITIEKTIDYRNDTNQYFNKNNDHDNNDLKSIFHIDSTSGLISISKNQYHFIDREQISVYYLQIILEDMGYPIKLTSIQTINIYVNDINDNAPKWYHTIESNYIQLNSLKQIIIYHLEPIWEINQNSPIELRSKLNAYDNDLNDNAKLQMYIIEPIDEYQQFIGRNKLRLPIDSLYLSIHGELILYIDKLQEIYQYYTFVRVQDHGIHRQLYTDGYFFIQLPIKTMNKLELSMNSLNITNRYIDHFSKSINTNQLKINTQSTWLWFNEFKIMILLIISLSLIIILSIIIIFIIFIKFHKKKQKNSRNIYFHQIIDNIEGKNDTLNSDYYTTHTSNSSSNNNNHTMMNKNDYLIMNSNYKYNPMNLIYQSSDLMNNHYFNDSMKQLNLNTNPLNITSNCSNLYPHNNNNHTVDHQYSHEHVHGNELNHSYVDSMVQQISTPYELFYPTIYTNLMTSYDLNKNENSTMNTITTTTTTTTTTTTTNINNSSSSYCNYQYFNNTLHY, from the coding sequence ATGGAAAGTTATTTtgagaataataaaacaatgtttattttatatagAATAAAAGAAGAGCTCCCAAATGGTACATTAGTTGGTAATTTATTTAATGATGTTAAAAAATTAtatgagaaattcaaatttacCACTTTATCTTCATTGACAACAGAAATAATAACGTTacattcaattaaacaattaagAAAGTTTGAATTAAACCCTTATGATTTAAATTCTAAagaaataagtgaatattttaaattagaTCAACAAACTGGTGATCTATTTGTACAAAATCGTATCGATTATGAGCATGTATGCCCGAAACCTTTAGTTCATTCTACCTCTTCCATAATGACTTCCtcttcgtcatcatcatcatcatcatcaaaagcTCTTTCAATAATCAATTCAAAAAATCATGGATTATTACATCTTTCACGTTATGATTGTCtaattaaattgattttatttgtaaGTTTAAATAATTCTACTGATGAACGTTGGATCCCAATTATGATTTATATTGAAGATATTAATGATAATCGTCcaaaatttattgaattaaattcATCAAATGCATTTGATTACTTTAATGTAACAATAAAAGAGAATATTCCACTCGGTACAAGAATTCCTTTAATGAAAGCATATGATTTAGATACAATGGAGAAAAATGCTaacattttatataaattaaattatccTATACATGATaatcaaactgattatcatcgagTCTTCGGCTTAGTCACATGTTCCACTGATGaatataatgacaataataataataataataataataatcaatttaaaGATAGACTAATCAAAGGAAGAAGTCATGATGATTTCCCATGTTTAATCATTAAAGATAGATTAGATTATGAAATGAAACAATATTATTCTATAGAATTAATTGCATGTGAATCTGGTTATTCATCCATAGATTGTGCAATATTACCAATAAAAATTTCAATCATCGATATCAATGATAATAAACCAAAATTTATATTTCCAttagaaaattattattcattaaatatatcaGAGAATTTACCAATTGgaacattattattaaaaattgaaGCTATTGATATAGATAGTGGTGAGAATTCACGTTTAACTTATAGTATAACACAAAATTCATTTCGAAAAAAATTAGTTACCATggaaaccaataataataataatgactactcagataatgataataatcataatcaatccaattcatttaatcaatttataatCAATCCAAATAATGGAGAGATACGTTTAAATCAATTATTACATGCTCATATAACACAACAAATTGAAATTATTGTACATGTTAATGATAATGGTTTACCGACgtataaaatttcaaaaactatCCTATTTCATATCATTGATATTAATAATCATGCACCAAAGatacaaattaaaaaaattgattgtaataaatttaatatagaatcaaatgaaattaaaatttcaaataaaattgaatCTGGTAGTTATATAGGGTTTATAGTTGTTAGTGATGCAGATCTTGGACAAAATGGTCAAGTAACCTGTCATCAAAAACTTGAagattataataatcataataattggAGGGATTATtcacattttaaaattaatctaaTCAATAATGGTCAAATATCTAGtcaatatttatatacattacaAGTAATAAGAGATGATTATATAAACCATGAAAACACTGATCTATTCCATTCTAAAATCAATACatcaatcaataatcaatcagAAACAAATTTTACacaaaaattaatttcatttatcatGAGTATTACATGTAAAGATCATGGTAGTCCATCATTTTTAACAACATCAATAAATTTAATCATTACAGTGATAGATTAtcgatttattgatttatgctttgaacaaatgaattatgaattAATCATTGAAGAATCTAATCAACCATTATTACATTTATTACAACCACAATTAATTGGTATtgtaaatcaattaaattttaatataaaacctaaaaataatcaatataaaatagGTTGTGATCAATTGAATATAAATCAATTCACTGGTGAATTATCAGCACCAAATGGTATGGATAGAGaaaaaatatcatattttatatgtatattaatagctaaagaaattaataatgatcatttaatcAAACAAAATCGTATTGCTCATACTgaattgattattaatattactgatattaatgataatgaaccaacattaaataatgatatattattatATGGTTTTACAATATATGAATGGGAtcaatatcataataataatgaaatggaaattgatttaaataatcaaacaaaTTCATATATCATTGGTTATTTAAATGCAATTGATTTAGATGATGGTATAAATGGTACAGTAATCTATAGATTAGCACAAATTACGATTGAAAAAACGATTGATTATCGAAATGatacaaatcaatattttaataaaaataatgatcatgataataatgatctaaaatcaatatttcataTTGATTCAACTAGTGGTTTAATTAGTATATCAAAAAATCAATATCATTTCATTGATCGTGAACaaataagtgtttattatttacaaataattctTGAAGATATGGGTTATCCAATCAAATTAACTTCTATACAAACAATTAACATTTATGTGAATGATATAAATGATAATGCACCAAAATGGTATCATACAATTGAATCTAATTATATacaattaaattcattaaaacaaattataatttatcatCTTGAACCAATATGGGAAATTAATCAAAATTCACCAATTGAATTAAGATCAAAATTAAATGCCTATGATaatgatttaaatgataatGCTAAATTACAAATGTATATTATTGAACCAATTGATGAATATCAACAATTTATTGGTCGAAACAAGTTAAGATTACCAATAgattcattatatttatcaattcatggtgaattaatattatatattgataaattacaagaaatttatcaatattatacATTTGTACGTGTACAAGATCATGGTATACATAGACAATTATATACAGATGGTTATTTTTTTATACAATTACcaataaaaacaatgaataaattagaattatctatgaattcattaaatataacAAATCGATATATTGATCATTTcagtaaatcaataaatacaaatcaattaaaaatcaatacTCAATCAACATGGTTATggttcaatgaattcaagatcaTGATtctattaattatttcattaagtttaattattatcctttcaataattataatttttattatttttataaaatttcataaaaaaaaacaaaaaaattctagaaacatttattttcatcaaataATCGATAATATAGAGGGGAAAAATGATACATTGAATTCAGATTATTATACTACTCATacaagtaatagtagtagtaataataataatcatacaatgatgaataaaaatgattatttaattatgaattcaaattataaatataatccaatgaatttaatttatcaATCATCTGATCTaatgaataatcattatttcaatgattCAATGAAACAATTGAATTTAAATACAAATCCATTGAATATAACATCGAACTGTTCTAATTTATAtcctcataataataataatcatactgTTGATCATCAATATTCTCATGAACATGTTCATGGGAATGAACTGAATCATTCATATGTTGATTCAATGGTTCAACAAATATCAACTccatatgaattattttatccAACTATTTATACTAATTTAATGACATCATatgatttgaataaaaatgaGAATAGTACAATGAataccattactactactactactactactactactacaactactactaatattaataatagtagtagtagttattgtaattatcaatattttaataatacaCTTCATTATTAA